In a genomic window of Glycine max cultivar Williams 82 chromosome 13, Glycine_max_v4.0, whole genome shotgun sequence:
- the LOC100811502 gene encoding protein farnesyltransferase/geranylgeranyltransferase type-1 subunit alpha-like isoform X2, which produces MKEGEQQRVPLRERAEWSDVTPLPQNDGPNPVVPIQYTEDFSQVMDYFRAVYLADERSPRALALTAEAVQFNSGNYTVWHFRRLLLESLKVDLNAELDFVERMAAGNSKNYQMWHHRRWVAEKLGPEARKNELEFTKKILSVDAKHYHAWSHRQWVLQALGGWEDELNYCTELLKEDIFNNSAWNQRYFVITRSPFLGGLKAMRESEVLYTIEAIIAYPENESSWRYLRGLYKGETTSWVNDPQVSSVCLKILRTKSNYVFALSTILDLICFGYLPNEDFRDAIDALKTADMDKQNLDDNEKGEQQNLNIAQNICSILEQVDPIRTNYWIWRKSRLPLSA; this is translated from the exons atgaaggaAGGGGAACAGCAACGAGTGCCTTTGAGGGAGAGAGCGGAGTGGTCAGATGTTACTCCGCTTCCTCAAAACGACGGCCCTAACCCTGTCGTTCCGATCCAGTACACGGAAGACTTTTCCCAAGTTATGGATTACTTTCGCGCCGTTTACCTCGCCGATGAACGCTCCCCTCGCGCCCTCGCTCTCACCGCCGAAGCTGTTCAATTCAACTCCGGCAACTACACT GTGTGGCATTTCCGACGGTTGTTACTTGAGTCGCTAAAAGTTGACTTGAACGCTGAACTGGACTTTGTGGAGCGTATGGCCGCtggaaattctaaaaattatcaGATGTG GCATCATAGACGATGGGTTGCTGAGAAGTTAGGTCCAGAAGCTAGAAAAAATGAGCTTGAGTTCACCAAAAAGATACTGTCCGTTGATGCCAAACATTATCATGCATGGTCTCATAGACAG TGGGTTCTTCAAGCACTAGGAGGATGGGAAGATGAACTTAATTATTGCACAGAACTTCTTAAAGAAGACATTTTTAACAATTCCGCTTGGAATCAG AGATATTTTGTCATAACAAGGTCTCCTTTCTTGGGGGGCCTAAAAGCTATGAGAGAGTCTGAAGTGCTTTACACCATCGAAGCCATTATAGCCTACCCTGAAAATGAAAGCTCGTGGAGATATCTACGAGGACTTTATAAAGGTGAAACCACTTCATGGGTAAATGATCCCCAAGTTTCTTCAGTATGTTTAAAGATTTTGAGAACTAAGAGTAACTACGTGTTTGCTCTTAGCACTATTTTGGATCTTATATGCTTTGGTTATCTACCAAATGAAGACTTTAGAGATGCCATTGACGCCTTAAAGACCGCAGATATGGATAAGCAAAATTTAGATGATAATGAGAAAGGGGAAcagcaaaatttaaatatagctCAAAATATTTGTTCTATCCTAGAACAAGTTGATCCAATTAGAACCAACTATTGGATTTGGCGCAAGAGCAGACTTCCTCTATCAGCTTAG
- the LOC100811502 gene encoding protein farnesyltransferase/geranylgeranyltransferase type-1 subunit alpha-like isoform X1, with protein MKEGEQQRVPLRERAEWSDVTPLPQNDGPNPVVPIQYTEDFSQVMDYFRAVYLADERSPRALALTAEAVQFNSGNYTVCQVRIKCFRLHLFLFISSLLQVWHFRRLLLESLKVDLNAELDFVERMAAGNSKNYQMWHHRRWVAEKLGPEARKNELEFTKKILSVDAKHYHAWSHRQWVLQALGGWEDELNYCTELLKEDIFNNSAWNQRYFVITRSPFLGGLKAMRESEVLYTIEAIIAYPENESSWRYLRGLYKGETTSWVNDPQVSSVCLKILRTKSNYVFALSTILDLICFGYLPNEDFRDAIDALKTADMDKQNLDDNEKGEQQNLNIAQNICSILEQVDPIRTNYWIWRKSRLPLSA; from the exons atgaaggaAGGGGAACAGCAACGAGTGCCTTTGAGGGAGAGAGCGGAGTGGTCAGATGTTACTCCGCTTCCTCAAAACGACGGCCCTAACCCTGTCGTTCCGATCCAGTACACGGAAGACTTTTCCCAAGTTATGGATTACTTTCGCGCCGTTTACCTCGCCGATGAACGCTCCCCTCGCGCCCTCGCTCTCACCGCCGAAGCTGTTCAATTCAACTCCGGCAACTACACTGTATGTCAAGTTCGAATTAAATGCTTCCGAttgcatttatttttgtttatttcgtCTTTGTTGCAGGTGTGGCATTTCCGACGGTTGTTACTTGAGTCGCTAAAAGTTGACTTGAACGCTGAACTGGACTTTGTGGAGCGTATGGCCGCtggaaattctaaaaattatcaGATGTG GCATCATAGACGATGGGTTGCTGAGAAGTTAGGTCCAGAAGCTAGAAAAAATGAGCTTGAGTTCACCAAAAAGATACTGTCCGTTGATGCCAAACATTATCATGCATGGTCTCATAGACAG TGGGTTCTTCAAGCACTAGGAGGATGGGAAGATGAACTTAATTATTGCACAGAACTTCTTAAAGAAGACATTTTTAACAATTCCGCTTGGAATCAG AGATATTTTGTCATAACAAGGTCTCCTTTCTTGGGGGGCCTAAAAGCTATGAGAGAGTCTGAAGTGCTTTACACCATCGAAGCCATTATAGCCTACCCTGAAAATGAAAGCTCGTGGAGATATCTACGAGGACTTTATAAAGGTGAAACCACTTCATGGGTAAATGATCCCCAAGTTTCTTCAGTATGTTTAAAGATTTTGAGAACTAAGAGTAACTACGTGTTTGCTCTTAGCACTATTTTGGATCTTATATGCTTTGGTTATCTACCAAATGAAGACTTTAGAGATGCCATTGACGCCTTAAAGACCGCAGATATGGATAAGCAAAATTTAGATGATAATGAGAAAGGGGAAcagcaaaatttaaatatagctCAAAATATTTGTTCTATCCTAGAACAAGTTGATCCAATTAGAACCAACTATTGGATTTGGCGCAAGAGCAGACTTCCTCTATCAGCTTAG
- the LOC100810427 gene encoding probable E3 ubiquitin-protein ligase ARI7, translated as MDSEDDMHDANDVESLDDDFYSGETEDAPMDYYSDYDDEADDYFDDADDSDRVESRRPEQNFTILRELDIRQRQEDDIARVAAVLSIPRVSASILLRHYNWSVSKVHDAWFADEDQVRKTVGLLEKPVFQNSNTRELTCGICFEMYPRARVESAACGHPYCYSCWAGYIGTSINDGPGCLVLRCPDPSCGAAVGQDMINLLASDEDKEKYDRYLLRSYIEDNKKTKWCPAPGCEYAVTFDAGSGNYDVSCLCSYSFCWNCTEEAHRPVDCGTVSKWILKNSAESENMNWILANSKPCPKCKRPIEKNQGCMHMTCTPPCKFEFCWLCLGAWSDHGERTGGFYACNRYEAAKQEGVYDETERRREMAKNSLERYTHYYERWASNQSSRQKALADLHQMQTVHIEKLSDTQCQPESQLKFITEAWLQIVECRRVLKWTYSYGYYLPEHEHAKKQFFEYLQGEAESGLERLHQCAEKELQLFLNADGPSKEFNDFRTKLAGLTSVTRNYFENLVRALENGLADVDSNGAASSKATSSKNAAGSSKGRGGRGKATIRTISSRMTDDNHWSCEHCTYANVKSATTCQMCNQQRR; from the exons ATGGATTCCGAGGACGATATGCACGACGCCAACGATGTGGAGTCCCTTGACGACGATTTCTACAGTGGCGAGACCGAGGACGCTCCCATGGATTACTACAGTGACTACGACGACGAAGCTGACGATTACTTCGACGATGCTGACGATTCTGACCGGGTTGAGTCTCGCCGCCCTGAG CAAAACTTTACAATATTGAGGGAATTGGATATCCGGCAAAGGCAGGAGGATGACATAGCTAGAGTAGCGGCAGTTCTTTCCATACCGCGGGTTTCTGCGAGCATCCTACTTCGTCACTACAACTG GAGTGTTAGTAAGGTGCATGATGCTTGGTTTGCTGATGAAGATCAAGTCCGGAAAACAGTTGGTTTGTTGGAGAAGCCAGTTTTCCAGAATTCTAATACTAGAGAG CTTACTTGTGGCATCTGTTTTGAAATGTATCCTCGTGCACGGGTTGAATCTGCTGCTTGTGGCCACCCTTACTGCTATTCATGCTGGGCAG GATATATTGGCACATCAATTAATGATGGTCCGGGATGTTTGGTGCTGAGATGTCCTGATCCCTCTTGTGGTGCTGCTGTTGGTCAAGATATGATTAACCTTTTAGCATCTGATGAAGATAAAGAGAAGTATGACCGTTACCTTCTCAGATCTTATATTGAAGACAACAAGAAG ACCAAGTGGTGTCCTGCTCCAGGTTGTGAATATGCAGTTACTTTTGATGCTGGCAGTGGAAATTATGATGTATCTTGCCTCTGTTCATATAGCTTTTGCTGGAAT TGCACAGAGGAGGCTCACCGTCCAGTTGACTGTGGCACTGTTTCAAagtggattttgaaaaatagtgcTGAATCTGAAAACATGAACtg GATACTTGCTAACTCAAAACCATGTCCCAAGTGCAAGCGACCAATTGAAAAAAACCAAGGGTGCATGCATATGACATGTACTCCTCCTTGTAAATTTGAGTTTTGCTG GCTATGCCTTGGTGCATGGTCAGACCATGGTGAAAGGACTGGTGGATTTTATGCTTGCAATCGTTATGAAGCAGCTAAACAAGAGGGAGTG TATGATGAAActgaaagaagaagagaaatggCAAAGAATTCATTGGAGAGATACACACATTATTATGAGCGGTGGGCCAGCAACCAATCT TCAAGGCAAAAAGCTCTTGCAGATCTACACCAGATGCAAACTGTTCAT ATTGAGAAGCTTAGTGATACACAGTGCCAGCCTGAATCACAGCTTAAGTTCATAACAGAGGCCTGGTTACAG ATAGTTGAATGCAGGAGGGTGCTGAAATGGACATATTCATATGGGTACTATTTACCGGAGCATGAACATGCTAAAAAACAGTTCTTTGAGTACTTACAAG GTGAGGCAGAATCTGGTTTGGAGAGACTTCATCAATGTGCTGAAAAGGAACTACAGCTATTCCTGAATGCTGATGGCCCATCTAAAGAATTCAATGACTTTCGCACTAAACTAGCTGGATTGACCAG TGTGACTAGAAACTACTTTGAGAATTTGGTTAGGGCATTAGAGAATGGTTTGGCTGATGTGGATAGTAATGGAGCTGCTTCCAGCAAAGCAACGAGCTCAAAAAATGCTGCTGGGAGCAGCAAGGGGAGAGGTGGAAGAGGAAAAGCGACTATTCGAACTATATCCAGCAGAATGACTGATGATAATCATTGGTCTTGTGAGCACTGTACCTATGCCAATGTTAAGTCTGCCACCACATGTCAAATGTGCAATCAACAGCGTCGATGA
- the LOC100810964 gene encoding uncharacterized protein, protein MRAPALLAQCLPGLVPHDRGSLSMSSVPEKDFHLPSPAVEILPSKAVHTDKDNGENIDHFKGLISVADIVGFSGSETISLKPDGYLKYWTSSIDLVSVLKHEIRDGQLTFRGKRVLELSCNYGLPGIFACLKGASVVHFQDQSAETVRCTTIPNVLANLKQARDRQSRQPESPLTPSRQTLAPSVNFYAGDWEELPSVLSIVKSDGYEVMPGMSLSFSEEDFMDGCSSQDGSIIGHESYSRRSRKLSRSRAWERGSEADQGEGGYDVILMTEISYSVTSLKKLYALIKKCLRPPYGVLYLAPTKRPYVGFSNGVRQLRSLVDEEGIFGAHLVKDLADRDIWKFFHK, encoded by the exons ATGCGTGCACCGGCATTACTTGCGCAGTGCTTACCTGGCCTAGTGCCTCATGATCGTGGAAGTCTTAGCATGTCATCCGTTCCTGAGAAGGATTTTCATCTCCCATCACCAGCAGTAGAGATTCTACCTTCCAAG GCAGTTCACACTGACAAGGATAATGGGGAGAATATAGATCATTTCAAG GGTTTAATTAGTGTTGCTGATATTGTTGGATTCAGTGGTTCAGAGACAATATCCTTAAAACCTGATG GTTATCTGAAATACTGGACTAGTTCCATTGATCTTGTTAGTGTTCTTAAGCATGAGATTCGTGATGGCCAACTGACCTTCAGAGGAAAAAGAGTACTTGAG CTGAGTTGCAACTATGGACTTCCTGGAATTTTCGCTTGCTTGAAG GGAGCTTCTGTGGTGCATTTTCAAGATCAGAGTGCAGAAACTGTAAGATGCACAACTATACCAAATGTCCTTGCTAATCTCAAGCAAGCTCGTGATAGGCAGAGTCGACAGCCAGAGTCTCCTCTTACTCCTTCAAGACAGACTCTGGCACCATCGGTTAACTTTTATGCTGGGGACTGGGAAGAATTACCTTCTGTGCTGTCTATTGTGAAAAGTGATGGATATGAAGTGATGCCTGGAATGAGTTTGAGCTTTTCTGAGGAAGATTTTATGGATGGATGTAGTAGTCAAGATGGTagcatcattggacacgaatcTTACTCAAGACGGTCTAGGAAGCTCTCAAGAAGTCGAGCATGGGAAAGAGGTAGTGAGGCCGATCAAGGAGAGGGTGGCTATGATGTTATTTTAATGACAGAGATTTCATACTCTGTTACCTCATTGAAGAAGCTGTATGCACTTATTAAGAAG TGCTTAAGGCCTCCATATGGGGTGTTATATCTAGCTCCTACTAAGAGGCCCTATGTTGGCTTCAGTAATGGAGTACGACAACTGAGAAGTTTGGTAGATGAGGAGGGCATTTTTGGAGCACATTTAGTCAAGGATTTGGCTGACAGGGACATCTGGAAGTTCTTtcacaagtaa